Proteins co-encoded in one Erinaceus europaeus chromosome 2, mEriEur2.1, whole genome shotgun sequence genomic window:
- the CDKN2AIP gene encoding CDKN2A-interacting protein isoform X3: MAQEVSEYLSQNPRAAAWVEALRCDGETDKHWRHRREFLLRNAGDLIPGASTEAEEEAAGSGCGAHSRQLQQLVSFSMAWANHVFLGCRYPQKVMDKILSMAEGITVIDAPIHTTRDELVAKKG; encoded by the exons ATGGCGCAGGAGGTGTCGGAGTACCTGAGCCAGAACCCGCGGGCGGCCGCCTGGGTGGAGGCGCTTCGCTGCGACGGCGAGACGGACAAACACTGGCGCCACCGCCGCGAGTTCCTGCTCCGCAACGCAGGGGACCTGATCCCCGGCGCCTCcacggaggcggaggaggaggccgCCGGCTCGGGGTGCGGGGCCCACAGCCGGCAGCTGCAGCAGCTTGTCTCTTTCTCCATGGCCTGGGCCAATCACGTCTTCCTCGGGTGCCG gTACCCTCAAAAGGTTATGGATAAAATTCTTAGTATGGCTGAAGGCATCACAGTGATCGATGCTCCAATCCATACCACCCGAGACGAACTGGTTGCCAAG aaGGGATAG
- the CDKN2AIP gene encoding CDKN2A-interacting protein isoform X1 has product MAQEVSEYLSQNPRAAAWVEALRCDGETDKHWRHRREFLLRNAGDLIPGASTEAEEEAAGSGCGAHSRQLQQLVSFSMAWANHVFLGCRYPQKVMDKILSMAEGITVIDAPIHTTRDELVAKVKKRGISSSNEGIEEPLKKRAVEGKSSSAVEQDSRKGSAKVECALPQQGNSATCSGSSTKLEGSSGNSTQSQNSSTGDGVRSASSHSSSVSSQVTVAGSGKASELEAPDKRGSAALVTSLLKASMNSHVTQSTDGRQQSGSPKKSALEGSSVLASQSMSEIEVPLLGSSGSSEVELPLLSSKPSTETFPSGLTSKTSSEAGVSSSLAKNSSSSGTSLLTPKSSTSTSIPLLTSKSTSQVAASLLASKSSSQTSGSLLSKSTSLATVTQLASKSSSQTSTSQLASKSTSQSNESSVKFSCCKLTNEDVKQKQPFFNRLYKTVAWKLVAVGGFSPNMNHGELLNTAIAALKATLDVFFVPLKELADLPQNKSSQESIVCELRCKSVYLGTGCGKSKENAKAVASREALKLFLKKKVVVKICKRKYKGSEIEDLVLLDEESRPVNLPPALKHPQELL; this is encoded by the exons ATGGCGCAGGAGGTGTCGGAGTACCTGAGCCAGAACCCGCGGGCGGCCGCCTGGGTGGAGGCGCTTCGCTGCGACGGCGAGACGGACAAACACTGGCGCCACCGCCGCGAGTTCCTGCTCCGCAACGCAGGGGACCTGATCCCCGGCGCCTCcacggaggcggaggaggaggccgCCGGCTCGGGGTGCGGGGCCCACAGCCGGCAGCTGCAGCAGCTTGTCTCTTTCTCCATGGCCTGGGCCAATCACGTCTTCCTCGGGTGCCG gTACCCTCAAAAGGTTATGGATAAAATTCTTAGTATGGCTGAAGGCATCACAGTGATCGATGCTCCAATCCATACCACCCGAGACGAACTGGTTGCCAAGGTGAAGAAAAGAGGGATATCGAGTAGCAATG aaGGGATAGAAGAACCACTGAAAAAAAGAGCCGTAGAAGGaaaaagcagttctgcagttgaACAAGACAGTAGAAAAGGTTCTGCCAAAGTGGAATGTGCTCTTCCCCAACAAGGAAACAGCGCAACATGTTCGGGGTCCTCTACCAAATTAGAGGGGAGTAGTGGAAATTCAACTCAGAGTCAGAACAGCTCTACTGGTGATGGAGTTCGATCTGCTTCCAGCCATAGCAGCAGCGTTTCGTCCCAGGTAACTGTGGCAGGGTCTGGAAAGGCTTCTGAATTAGAAGCTCCAGATAAACGTGGTTCGGCAGCACTTGTCACATCACTGTTGAAAGCCAGTATGAATAGTCATGTGACCCAGTCCACTGATGGCAGACAACAAAGTGGCTCACCTAAAAAAAGTGCGTTGGAAGGTTCTTCAGTCTTGGCTTCTCAGAGCATGTCGGAGATCGAGGTGCCACTGTTGGGTTCCTCGGGAAGCTCAGAAGTAGAACTGCCACTGTTGTCTTCTAAGCCCAGTACAGAGACATTTCCCAGTGGGTTAACTTCCAAAACTAGTTCAGAGGCAGGTGTTTCGTCGTCTCTTGCTAAAAACAGTTCCTCATCAGGCACATCCTTACTAACTCCCAAGAGCAGCACCTCAACCAGCATACCCCTGCTGACTTCCAAAAGCACTTCACAGGTGGCTGCATCACTGTTAGCTTCTAAGAGCAGCTCCCAGACCAGTGGGTCTCTGCTGTCCAAAagcacttccttagcaactgtgacTCAGCTGGCTTCTAAGAGTAGTTCTCAGACGAGCACATCACAGTTGGCTTCTAAAAGTACTTCACAGTCAAATGAGAGTTCTGTCAAGTTTTCTTGTTGCAAATTAACAAACGAAGATGTAAAGCAGAAGCAGCCTTTTTTCAATAGACTGTATAAAACAGTAGCATGGAAGTTGGTTGCAGTTGGTGGCTTTAGCCCAAACATGAATCATGGAGAGCTCCTAAACACAGCTATCGCAGCTCTGAAAGCAACACTGGATGTGTTTTTTGTCCCACTAAAGGAACTGGCAGACCTGCCTCAAAATAAGAGTTCTCAAGAAAGCATCGTTTGTGAATTGAGGTGCAAATCTGTGTATTTGGGCACTGGCTGTGGAAAAAGCAAAGAGAATGCAAAAGCAGTTGCATCAAGAGAAGCTTTGAAGTTGTTTCTGAAGAAAAAAGTGGTGGTAAAAATATGTAAAAGGAAATATAAAGGCAGTGAAATAGAAGACCTAGTGCTTCTTGATGAAGAGTCAAGGCCTGTAAACTTACCTCCCGCATTAAAGCATCCTCAAGAGTTGCTATAA
- the CDKN2AIP gene encoding CDKN2A-interacting protein isoform X2 → MHATWKCGATPPPPPGPRAWFMGPPGNGKSGSWYPQKVMDKILSMAEGITVIDAPIHTTRDELVAKVKKRGISSSNEGIEEPLKKRAVEGKSSSAVEQDSRKGSAKVECALPQQGNSATCSGSSTKLEGSSGNSTQSQNSSTGDGVRSASSHSSSVSSQVTVAGSGKASELEAPDKRGSAALVTSLLKASMNSHVTQSTDGRQQSGSPKKSALEGSSVLASQSMSEIEVPLLGSSGSSEVELPLLSSKPSTETFPSGLTSKTSSEAGVSSSLAKNSSSSGTSLLTPKSSTSTSIPLLTSKSTSQVAASLLASKSSSQTSGSLLSKSTSLATVTQLASKSSSQTSTSQLASKSTSQSNESSVKFSCCKLTNEDVKQKQPFFNRLYKTVAWKLVAVGGFSPNMNHGELLNTAIAALKATLDVFFVPLKELADLPQNKSSQESIVCELRCKSVYLGTGCGKSKENAKAVASREALKLFLKKKVVVKICKRKYKGSEIEDLVLLDEESRPVNLPPALKHPQELL, encoded by the exons ATGCACGCCACTTGGAAATGTGgggcgactcccccccccccccccggtccccGGGCTTGGTTTATGGGGCCTCCAGGAAATGGAAAGTCTGGTAGTTG gTACCCTCAAAAGGTTATGGATAAAATTCTTAGTATGGCTGAAGGCATCACAGTGATCGATGCTCCAATCCATACCACCCGAGACGAACTGGTTGCCAAGGTGAAGAAAAGAGGGATATCGAGTAGCAATG aaGGGATAGAAGAACCACTGAAAAAAAGAGCCGTAGAAGGaaaaagcagttctgcagttgaACAAGACAGTAGAAAAGGTTCTGCCAAAGTGGAATGTGCTCTTCCCCAACAAGGAAACAGCGCAACATGTTCGGGGTCCTCTACCAAATTAGAGGGGAGTAGTGGAAATTCAACTCAGAGTCAGAACAGCTCTACTGGTGATGGAGTTCGATCTGCTTCCAGCCATAGCAGCAGCGTTTCGTCCCAGGTAACTGTGGCAGGGTCTGGAAAGGCTTCTGAATTAGAAGCTCCAGATAAACGTGGTTCGGCAGCACTTGTCACATCACTGTTGAAAGCCAGTATGAATAGTCATGTGACCCAGTCCACTGATGGCAGACAACAAAGTGGCTCACCTAAAAAAAGTGCGTTGGAAGGTTCTTCAGTCTTGGCTTCTCAGAGCATGTCGGAGATCGAGGTGCCACTGTTGGGTTCCTCGGGAAGCTCAGAAGTAGAACTGCCACTGTTGTCTTCTAAGCCCAGTACAGAGACATTTCCCAGTGGGTTAACTTCCAAAACTAGTTCAGAGGCAGGTGTTTCGTCGTCTCTTGCTAAAAACAGTTCCTCATCAGGCACATCCTTACTAACTCCCAAGAGCAGCACCTCAACCAGCATACCCCTGCTGACTTCCAAAAGCACTTCACAGGTGGCTGCATCACTGTTAGCTTCTAAGAGCAGCTCCCAGACCAGTGGGTCTCTGCTGTCCAAAagcacttccttagcaactgtgacTCAGCTGGCTTCTAAGAGTAGTTCTCAGACGAGCACATCACAGTTGGCTTCTAAAAGTACTTCACAGTCAAATGAGAGTTCTGTCAAGTTTTCTTGTTGCAAATTAACAAACGAAGATGTAAAGCAGAAGCAGCCTTTTTTCAATAGACTGTATAAAACAGTAGCATGGAAGTTGGTTGCAGTTGGTGGCTTTAGCCCAAACATGAATCATGGAGAGCTCCTAAACACAGCTATCGCAGCTCTGAAAGCAACACTGGATGTGTTTTTTGTCCCACTAAAGGAACTGGCAGACCTGCCTCAAAATAAGAGTTCTCAAGAAAGCATCGTTTGTGAATTGAGGTGCAAATCTGTGTATTTGGGCACTGGCTGTGGAAAAAGCAAAGAGAATGCAAAAGCAGTTGCATCAAGAGAAGCTTTGAAGTTGTTTCTGAAGAAAAAAGTGGTGGTAAAAATATGTAAAAGGAAATATAAAGGCAGTGAAATAGAAGACCTAGTGCTTCTTGATGAAGAGTCAAGGCCTGTAAACTTACCTCCCGCATTAAAGCATCCTCAAGAGTTGCTATAA